A window of Acidimicrobiales bacterium contains these coding sequences:
- the purE gene encoding 5-(carboxyamino)imidazole ribonucleotide mutase, whose product MTRIAVLMGSPSDRERMAPAVKMLERFGVEADERVLSAHRSPDELAAFARSAREEGVAAVICGAGLAAHLAGAVAAHTTLPVIGVPLSGGPLSGQDALYSTVQMPRGIPVATVSIDGAANAAILAVEVLAVTDEKLARQLGEFRAGGAR is encoded by the coding sequence ATGACGAGAATTGCCGTCCTGATGGGTTCGCCGAGCGACCGCGAGCGGATGGCGCCCGCGGTGAAGATGCTGGAGCGGTTCGGCGTCGAGGCCGACGAGCGGGTGCTGTCGGCCCACCGGAGCCCGGACGAGCTCGCTGCCTTCGCCCGCTCGGCCCGGGAGGAAGGCGTCGCGGCCGTGATCTGTGGCGCCGGCCTGGCCGCGCACCTGGCCGGGGCCGTCGCCGCCCATACGACGCTGCCGGTCATCGGCGTGCCCCTCTCCGGCGGCCCCCTGTCCGGCCAGGACGCCCTGTACTCCACGGTGCAGATGCCCCGCGGCATACCGGTCGCCACGGTGTCCATCGACGGCGCCGCCAACGCTGCCATCCTGGCCGTGGAGGTGCTGGCCGTGACCGACGAGAAGCTGGCCCGTCAGCTGGGCGAGTTCCGGGCGGGCGGCGCGAGGTGA